In one Denitratisoma sp. genomic region, the following are encoded:
- a CDS encoding ATP-binding protein: MRVRRSLRLKLATTFALAGMVLVLAFAFALLQLSRYQEAQLIDQIVSDEVEALLQQYERHGEVDGPPYRKLQRYDVRPDTQALSLRKWFRASWLVHGYVARMEEERRQLPEELRELGPGFHDVWSGADRYRVEVREIGSTRFYIAYSVALHEERGRYFTVALVLSAVLTALATALIGLWASGRLTRQIVDLAQRVRQLDGQSVDSTLERHYPEREVADLAAAFDGYHERTARLLERERAFTADVSHELRTPLTAIQTSCELMLEDAGLSAKSRERLEKISAATARLTDLVNAFLLMAREQADGIRGEVDLRECIEEAAESVRERAASKGLTLLVDVPESLSVRVPRRALHVVLSNLLANAVSYTERGTVALRTQGATVEITDTGSGVASDKIPELFRRFHRGDDARGGDGFGLGLAIVKRICEQAGWKIGIERRAEGGTRVLLALI; this comes from the coding sequence ATGCGCGTCAGGCGTAGCCTCAGGCTCAAGCTCGCCACGACCTTCGCCCTGGCCGGCATGGTGCTGGTGCTGGCCTTCGCCTTCGCCCTGCTGCAGCTCAGCCGATACCAGGAAGCGCAGCTCATCGACCAGATCGTTTCCGACGAGGTGGAAGCGCTGCTGCAGCAGTACGAGCGGCACGGCGAGGTCGACGGCCCCCCCTATCGCAAGCTGCAGCGCTACGACGTGCGGCCCGACACCCAGGCCCTTTCCCTGCGCAAGTGGTTCCGCGCCAGCTGGCTGGTGCACGGCTACGTCGCCCGCATGGAAGAGGAAAGACGCCAGCTGCCGGAGGAACTGCGCGAGCTGGGTCCCGGCTTCCACGACGTCTGGAGCGGCGCCGACCGCTACCGCGTCGAGGTCCGCGAGATCGGCAGCACGCGCTTCTACATCGCCTATTCCGTCGCCCTGCACGAGGAGAGGGGGCGCTATTTCACCGTGGCGCTGGTGCTCAGTGCGGTGCTCACCGCGCTGGCGACCGCCCTCATCGGCCTGTGGGCCTCCGGCCGCCTGACGCGGCAGATCGTCGACCTGGCGCAGCGGGTCCGGCAACTCGACGGGCAGTCGGTCGACAGCACCCTGGAGCGGCACTACCCCGAGCGGGAGGTGGCCGACCTGGCCGCCGCCTTCGACGGCTACCACGAGCGCACCGCCCGCCTGCTCGAGCGGGAGCGCGCCTTCACCGCCGACGTCAGCCACGAGCTGCGCACGCCGCTCACCGCCATCCAGACCAGCTGCGAACTGATGCTGGAGGATGCGGGCCTGTCCGCCAAGTCGCGCGAAAGGCTGGAAAAGATTTCCGCCGCCACGGCGCGGCTGACCGACCTGGTCAATGCCTTCCTGCTGATGGCGCGCGAACAGGCCGACGGCATCCGCGGCGAGGTCGACCTGCGCGAATGCATCGAGGAAGCCGCGGAGAGCGTGCGCGAGCGCGCCGCATCGAAGGGACTGACTTTGCTGGTGGACGTGCCGGAGAGCCTGTCCGTGCGCGTGCCGCGCCGGGCGCTGCATGTGGTCCTGTCCAACCTGCTGGCCAATGCGGTGAGCTATACCGAGCGCGGCACCGTGGCGCTGCGCACGCAGGGGGCCACGGTCGAAATCACCGACACCGGCAGCGGCGTGGCCTCGGACAAGATCCCGGAACTGTTCCGCCGCTTCCACCGCGGCGACGATGCGCGCGGCGGCGACGGCTTCGGCCTGGGGCTGGCCATCGTCAAGCGCATCTGCGAGCAGGCCGGCTGGAAGATCGGCATCGAGCGGCGGGCCGAAGGCGGCACGCGGGTGCTGCTGGCCCTGATTTGA
- a CDS encoding response regulator transcription factor, which yields MRVLIVEDDLDIATNLYEFLEGRGNIVDMARDGVSGMHLAVSQEFDAIVLDLGLPGMDGLCLCRKLRQEAKRDVPILILTARDVLDDKLAAFDCGADDYLVKPFALREVEARLKALVARRRGRVVSRKLVHGGIEFDPTNLAVSVDGRPVHLSRKCLRLLEMMMTAPNRVYSRAELEQELWGDEHPQSDSLRSHMHMLRRALTDARGLSPIETVHGVGYRFAAADARQA from the coding sequence ATGCGCGTCCTGATCGTCGAGGACGACCTCGACATCGCCACCAACCTCTACGAGTTCCTTGAGGGGCGCGGCAATATCGTGGACATGGCGCGCGACGGTGTCTCCGGCATGCACCTGGCCGTCTCGCAGGAGTTCGACGCCATCGTGCTCGACCTCGGCCTGCCCGGCATGGACGGCCTCTGCCTGTGCCGCAAGCTGCGGCAGGAGGCGAAGCGGGACGTGCCCATCCTGATCCTCACCGCGCGCGACGTGCTCGACGACAAGCTGGCGGCCTTCGACTGCGGCGCCGACGACTACCTCGTCAAGCCCTTCGCCCTGCGCGAGGTGGAGGCGCGGCTGAAGGCCTTGGTGGCCCGCCGCCGCGGCCGCGTCGTCAGCCGCAAGCTGGTCCATGGCGGCATCGAGTTCGACCCGACCAACCTGGCGGTCAGCGTCGACGGCCGCCCGGTGCACCTTTCCCGCAAGTGCCTGCGCCTGCTGGAGATGATGATGACGGCGCCGAACCGCGTCTATTCGCGCGCCGAGTTGGAGCAGGAACTGTGGGGCGACGAGCACCCGCAGAGCGACTCCCTGCGCAGCCACATGCACATGCTGCGCCGCGCGCTCACCGATGCGCGAGGACTCTCGCCCATCGAGACGGTGCACGGCGTCGGCTACCGTTTCGCCGCGGCCGATGCGCGTCAGGCGTAG
- a CDS encoding benzoate-CoA ligase family protein: MPQLSTADHRFSPPRVTVPRDYNAAWDLIQRNLQAGRGAKTAFIDDAGSYTYNDLAERANRFGNVLAGLGIEAESRIMLCLLDTIDFPTAFLGAIQAGVVPIAANTLLTANDYDFMLGDSRARALVVSEALWPQFESIVGKHKHLRHIIVSGKDGKGRLLLSDLMAKAPAQFAPAETTCDDMCFWLYSSGSTGSPKGTVHLHSHLIQTAELYARPILGIQENDLVYSAAKLFFAYGLGNGMTFPMSVGATAVLMAERPTPQAVFKRLREHKPSIFYGVPTLYAALLVSPELPKKEELRLRMCTSAGEALPADIGKRWTEHFGVEILDGIGSTEMLHIFLSNRPGEVRYGTTGKAVPGYDIRLIGEDGQPVADGEIGELQINGPSSAIMYWNNREKSRNTFMGEWTRSGDKYTRDADGYYQYCGRTDDMLKVSGIYVSPFEVEAALMTHEAVLEAAVVAHADTDQLVKPKAFVVLKPGVESSDALADQLKQHVKDKLAPYKYPRWLDFVAELPKTATGKIQRFKLRG, encoded by the coding sequence ACCGCCTTCATCGACGACGCCGGCAGCTACACTTACAACGATCTGGCGGAGCGGGCGAACCGCTTCGGCAACGTGCTCGCCGGCCTCGGCATCGAGGCCGAGAGTCGCATCATGCTGTGCCTGCTCGACACCATCGACTTTCCGACCGCCTTCCTCGGCGCCATCCAGGCCGGCGTCGTGCCGATCGCCGCCAACACCCTGCTCACCGCGAACGACTACGACTTCATGCTGGGCGATTCGCGCGCCCGCGCCCTGGTCGTCTCCGAGGCGCTGTGGCCGCAGTTCGAGAGCATCGTCGGCAAGCACAAGCACCTCAGGCACATCATCGTCTCCGGCAAAGACGGCAAGGGCAGACTGCTCCTGTCCGACCTGATGGCCAAGGCCCCGGCGCAATTCGCGCCGGCGGAGACCACCTGCGACGACATGTGCTTCTGGCTGTATTCCTCCGGCTCCACCGGCTCGCCGAAGGGCACGGTGCACCTGCACTCGCACCTGATCCAGACCGCCGAGCTGTATGCGCGGCCGATCCTCGGCATCCAGGAAAACGACCTGGTGTATTCGGCGGCCAAATTGTTCTTCGCCTACGGACTCGGCAACGGCATGACCTTCCCGATGTCGGTGGGCGCCACCGCCGTGCTGATGGCCGAGCGGCCGACGCCGCAGGCGGTGTTCAAGCGCCTGCGCGAGCACAAGCCTTCCATCTTCTACGGCGTGCCGACGCTGTATGCCGCGCTGCTCGTCAGCCCCGAGCTGCCGAAGAAGGAGGAGCTGCGCCTGCGCATGTGCACCTCGGCCGGCGAGGCGCTGCCGGCGGATATCGGCAAGCGCTGGACCGAGCACTTCGGCGTCGAGATCCTCGACGGCATCGGCTCCACCGAGATGCTGCACATCTTCCTCTCCAACCGCCCCGGCGAGGTGCGCTACGGCACCACCGGCAAGGCGGTGCCCGGCTACGACATCCGCCTCATCGGCGAGGACGGCCAGCCGGTGGCCGACGGCGAGATCGGCGAACTGCAGATCAACGGCCCGTCGTCGGCCATCATGTACTGGAACAACCGCGAGAAATCGCGCAACACCTTCATGGGCGAGTGGACGCGCAGCGGCGACAAGTACACCCGCGACGCCGACGGCTACTACCAGTACTGCGGCCGCACCGACGACATGCTCAAGGTCTCCGGCATCTACGTCTCGCCCTTCGAGGTCGAGGCGGCGCTGATGACCCATGAAGCGGTGCTGGAAGCCGCCGTCGTCGCGCACGCCGACACCGACCAGCTCGTCAAGCCGAAGGCCTTCGTCGTGCTCAAGCCCGGCGTCGAGTCCTCCGACGCGCTGGCCGACCAGCTCAAGCAGCACGTCAAGGACAAGCTGGCGCCCTACAAGTATCCGCGCTGGCTTGACTTCGTCGCCGAGCTGCCGAAGACGGCGACGGGCAAGATCCAGCGCTTCAAGCTGCGCGGCTAG